A window from Ciconia boyciana chromosome 21, ASM3463844v1, whole genome shotgun sequence encodes these proteins:
- the LOC140662123 gene encoding peptide methionine sulfoxide reductase MsrA-like has product MLGAGVLPSPAEALPGRAQRLPVAATHAVNGNPMLPPFPAEMQTAIFGMGCFWGAEELFWKIPGVFSTQVGYAGGFTPNPTYEEVRTGLTGHAEVVRVVFDPRKISYEELLKVFWENHDPTQGMRQQEDLGTQYRSVIYTLGPQQQAAALRSRAAYHQELRERQRGDVTTAIEPAGDFYYAEDRHQQYLHKVPGGSCVLKGTGVTCPITP; this is encoded by the exons ATGCTGGGTGCCGGggtgctccccagccccgccgaGGCTCTGCCGGGCAGAGCCCAGAGGCTGCCGGTGGCAG CCACCCACGCCGTCAACGGGAACCCCATGCTCCCGCCGTTCCCAGCGGAGATGCAGACGGCCATTTTCG GCATGGGGTGCTTCTGGGGAGCGGAGGAGCTCTTCTGGAAGATACCGGGGGTCTTCTCCACCCAGGTGGGCTACGCGGGAGGCTTCACCCCCAACCCCACCTACGAAGAAGTGCGCACAG GGCTGACGGGGCACGCCGAGGTGGTGAGGGTCGTCTTCGACCCCCGGAAGATCAGCTACGAGGAGCTTCTCAAAGTCTTCTGGGAGAACCACGACCCCACGCAAG GCATGCGGCAGCAGGAGGACCTGGGCACCCAGTACCGCTCTGTCATCTACACGCTGGgaccccagcagcaggcagctgccctccGCAGCAGGGCAGCGTACCACCAG GAGCTGAGGGAGCGGCAGCGGGGGGACGTCACCACTGCCATCGAGCCGGCCGGTGACTTCTACTACGCCGAGGACCGCCACCAGCAGTACCTGCACAAGGTGCCTGGGGGCTCCTGTGTCCTGAAGGGCACCGGTGTCACCTGCCCCATCACACCCTGA
- the ID3 gene encoding DNA-binding protein inhibitor ID-3 translates to MKAISPVRSVRSCYEAVCCLSEQSLAIARGSNNKSPALEEPMNLLYDMNDCYSKLRELVPGIPQGSKVSQVEILQHVIDYIFDLQIVLEEGAKGRDPSSEATLLSLKAAELASELCSKDERSLCH, encoded by the exons ATGAAAGCCATCAGCCCGGTGCGGTCCGTCCGGAGCTGCTACGAGGCCGTCTGCTGCCTCTcggagcagagcctggccatCGCCCGGGGGAGCAACAACAAGAGCCCGGCCTTGGAGGAGCCCATGAACTTGCTCTACGATATGAACGATTGCTATTCCAAATTGCGGGAGCTGGTGCCGGGGATCCCGCAAGGCAGCAAGGTGAGCCAGGTGGAGATCCTCCAGCATGTCATCGACTACATCTTCGACCTCCAGATCGTGCTGGAGGAGGGGGCCAAGGGCCGCGACCCCTCCTCCGAGGCCACCCTGCTCTCCCTGAAG GCGGCCGAGCTCGCCTCCGAACTCTGCTCCAAAGACGAGAGAAGTTTGTGTCACTAA
- the LOC140662246 gene encoding cation channel sperm-associated protein 4-like, whose protein sequence is MRCHQCLSDRLSPPCHQREPDTKPQWLLIDFREDSWDHKEYTAKVRMSRLLAHPAVKLTLSAFIIVNEVLVASQTPRCFPVWLSCIIANVVLVALVTEVLLNWLRGFWLYWEGGWNIFSFLLVVRLMVGPLIPKLNVQKILRLVKGLARMLQAILKIIPDLCNIMSILFISMLIFSALGIILFGKSVLAHFGDLGKALYLLFTSITLDGWLDIYEAFQEEGQTLKMMAAIYFIIFITSEAFICAKLLVAVVTPSLWKSLFTHTKEEQREQEPSLEESQDQLNGGVANTDPQLSPKVMGDGISMNISQNLFTYSKLGKLSEEILHEVQRLLESSKENIREYKQLREELNVTVEEVRAIEVNVAQEHELIPQKLFYITFLDSPYRSKVTLMMCGDTISALSKLEEADLVPPRDTWRVADGRDRGQWVGGLGELV, encoded by the exons ATGCGGTGCCACCAGTGCCTGTCTGACCggctgtcccctccctgccaccaGCGGGAGCCGGACACGAAGCCGCAGTGGCTGCTCATTGACTTCAGAGAG GACTCCTGGGACCACAAGGAATACACGGCCAAGGTGCGGATGAGCCGCTTGCTTGCCCACCCTGCTGTCAAGCTCACCCTGTCCGCGTTCATCATCGTCAACGAGGTGTTGGTCGCCAGCCAGACCCCACGATGCT tTCCAGTTTGGCTGAGCTGTATCATAGCCAACGTtgtgctggtggccctggtcACTGAGGTCCTGCTCAACTGGCTCAGAGGTTTCTGGCTGTACTGGGAG ggtGGCTGGAACATCTTCAGCTTCCTCCTCGTGGTCCGCCTCATGGTGGGGCCCCTGATCCCCAAGCTGAATGTCCAGAAGATCCTGAG GCTGGTCAAGGGGCTGGCCAGGATGCTTCAGGCCATCCTCAAGATCATCCCCGACCTCTGCAACATCATGTCCATCCTCTTTATCTCCATGCTG ATCTTCTCAGCACTGGGCATCATCCTGTTTGGCAAGTCTGTCCTGGCCCATTTTGGTGACCTGGGGAAGGCCCTGTACTTGCTCTTCACCAGCATCACGCTGGACGGCTGGCTGGACATCTACGAGGCCTTCCA GGAAGAAGGGCAGACGCTGAAGATGATGGCAGCCATTtacttcatcatcttcatcacGAGCGAGGCCTTCATCTGTGCCAAGCTGCTGGTGGCCGTGGTGACACCCAGCCTGTGGAAATCCCTGTTCACCCACAccaaggaggagcagagggagcaggagcccagcctggaggagagcCAGGACCAG CTAAATGGTGGGGTGGCCAACACGGACCCCCAGCTCAGCCCGAAGGTGATGGGGGACGGGATCTCCATGAACATCTCCCAGAACCTGTTCACCTACAGCAAGTTGGGCAAGCTGAGCGAGGAGATCTTGCATGAAGTCCAACGCCTCTTGGAAAGCAGCAAGGAGAACATCAGAGAGTACAAACAGCTGCGTGAGGAGCTCAACGT CACAGTTGAGGAGGTGAGGGCCATCGAGGTCAATGTGGCACAAGAGCACGAGCTGATTCCGCAGAAGCTTTTCTACATCACCTTCTTGGACAGCCCATACCGCAGCAAGGTCACACTGATGATGTGTGGGGACACCATCTCCGCTTTGTCCAAACTGGAGGAG GCAGACCTGGTGCCCCCCAGGGACACGTGGCGGGTGGCCGATGGCCGGGACCGGGGCCAGTGGGTGGGCGGATTGGGTGAACTGGTGTGA
- the E2F2 gene encoding transcription factor E2F2, translating into MLRLPRGVSPAPGRGGTALPPPPPHHHPKKVMSVMGSSERGASSLGSPPLSAGCFTQVYTPAAVSLPAPRGGCLYGTPQGPQLRTLRSASVGRLPAKRKLDLEGPEFRTPKGKGRTLVQVPSPRTPKSPGEKTRYDTSLGLLTKKFIRLLSESPDGVVDLNRAAEVLEVQKRRIYDITNVLEGIQLIRKKSKNNIQWMGTGIFEDAAVTAKQQALRGELAELARTERTLDQLLQDCALQLRQLAEDEANQRLAYVTYQDLRAISNFQEQTVIAVKAPPETQLEVPDFSEDNLQLYLKSTNGPIEVYLCPEEIVEESPTKDHGVPSAATSPQDHAVPPSLPNSPGPAPQPPHAVLQSWGGTGTPSSPPSLPLTVPGGPSSLLEVEAGLLGSPPHLLQQTEDQLPCAPSHLDSGPFVTFSPPLEQDDYLWGLEGEGVSDLFEAYDLGDLLKH; encoded by the exons ATGCTGCGGCTCCCCAGGGGAgtgtcccccgccccggggagggggggcaccgccctcccgcccccccctccccaccaccacccgAAGAAGGTCATGTCGGTGATGGGCTCCTCTGAGCGGGGGGCTTCCAGCCTGGGCAGCCCCCCGTTATCTGCCGGCTGCTTCACCCAGGTCTACACGCCGGCGGCTGTcagcctccccgctccccgggggGGGTGTCTGTACGGcaccccccagggcccccagctCAGGACCCTCCGCTCGGCCTCGGTGGGACGGCTGCCG GCCAAGAGGAAGCTGGACCTGGAGGGCCCCGAATTTCGCACGCCCAAGGGGAAGGGCAGGACGCTGGTGcaggtccccagccccagga cccccaagTCTCCTGGGGAGAAGACTCGCTACGACACCTCGCTGGGGCTGCTCACCAAAAAGTTCATCCGTTTGCTGAGCGAATCGCCCGACGGCGTCGTGGATCTCAACCGGGCGGCCGAGGTGCTGGAGGTCCAGAAACGTCGCATCTACGACATCACCAACGTGCTGGAGGGCATCCAGCTCATCCGCAAGAAGTCCAAGAACAACATCCAGTGGAT GGGGACGGGGATCTTTGAGGACGCGGCGGTGACGGCGAAGCAGCAGGCGCTGCGGGGGGAGCTGGCCGAGCTGGCCAGGACGGAGAGGACGCTGGACCAGCTCCTGCAGGACTGTGCCCTGCAGCTCCGGCAGCTGGCTGAGGACGAAGCCAACCAGAG GCTGGCGTACGTCACCTACCAGGACCTCCGTGCCATCAGCAACTTCCAGGAGCAGACGGTGATCGCCGTGAAAGCTCCCCCGGAGACGCAGCTGGAGGTGCCGGACTTCAGCGAG gACAACCTCCAGCTCTACCTGAAGAGCACCAACGGCCCCATCGAGGTCTACCTCTGCCCGGAGGAGATCGTGGAGGAGAGCCCCACCAAGGACCACGGCGTCCCCTCCGCCGCCACCTCCCCACAGGACCACGCCGTACCCCCTTCCCTGCCGAACAGCCCCGGGCCAGCCCCACAGCCGCCCCACGCCGTCCTCCAGAGCTGGGGGGGCACGGGaaccccctcctcacccccatCTCTGCCTCTCACCGTCCCAGGAGGTCCCAGCTCGCTGCTGGAGGTGGAGGCCGGGCTCCTGGGCTCGCCCCCGCACCTCCTGCAGCAGACGGAGGACCAGCTGCCttgtgccccctcccacctGGACTCGGGACCCTTCGTCACCTTCTCGCCCCCCCTGGAACAGGACGACTATCtctgggggctggagggtgaGGGTGTCAGTGACCTCTTCGAGGCGTATGACCTGGGGGACCTGCTGAAGCACTGA